One Dioscorea cayenensis subsp. rotundata cultivar TDr96_F1 chromosome 19, TDr96_F1_v2_PseudoChromosome.rev07_lg8_w22 25.fasta, whole genome shotgun sequence genomic window, ccCATTGTGTATGTGTGTGGTATCTGAATCTTTACTGTTTTctgatgaatttttttggtttctttctctttttgggGGTTTTTCTCATCTCAATGGAAGCTTGCTCACATGTGCTTTCTCACAATCTCCacttctttttccattttggaTGATTTCCCCTCTTGGATTGCCTTCCATTAGCTCAATTACTCACAAAGAAGCAACTTTCCTCTTTATTTTCTGCCAACTATCAGTCTCGATGCCTCTTTTTTCAACAAGACTTGCATCATTGTCCTACTTGAAACCTTTCTTTGGTAGCCATTACTTCTTATGTGCCTCCATTTTTCACTCTTATTCCAAATATGCTCTGGAACGCCACCATCCAAAGCCCAGCCCTTTGTGCTGTACATCCATGTATGTGTATGTGCTATTCATTGAATCTTCTGCATTACCTTCATTTGATCTTCATCTTTAACTGGCTTTTGgtctttttcatgtttgtttataatttatacaAAGAACATTCCTTTACATGCTATTTAGAtcattcatgtttttcttcttgtttgcccTCCTGTTATCTATAATCGCTCCTTGCCTTGCATTCTAATTCTTTAATTGAattctttgtgattgatcttGGTTTCCTTGTGCAGAGGTTTACAGGAGTATGGGGGAAAATGGTGAGTTTAGGGGTTGGGAGGAACTGATCCCTGATGCACTTGGACTGATCTTTCGCAACCTCCCCCTTCAAGAGATCTTGACTGTAATCCCAAGGGTCTGTAAATCTTGGGGGAGGGCGGTTGCCGGCCCGTACTGCTGGCAGGAGATCAATATCGAGGAATGGAGCCAGCGATGCAAGTCTGATCAGCTGGATCGTATGCTTCAAATGCTCATTAGCCGCAGCTGCGGCTCCTTCCGTAAACTCAGTGTCTCTGGGCTCTCTAATGAGTCGATCTTTTCCCTCATCGCCAACCAGTAAGTGGGATCATTGACTGGATTAGATCACTTCTCTGTATTCGTTTTAAGAATTCATTTAATGGTTgagctcattgcttgttcttgtGAGTTGTATGTTTAGTGTTTCATCACGGCCTTTTAGGACAAACTGGTTGAATGTGAAAGTAGCTTATTAGTCTGAGTTGCTTGCTCGAAAACAGTTCATCTGTGGGTCAATGTATCTATCTTTACGTAGTTTAGTTGCAAATCTAAGCTTATTATTAGAGTCGCATTCTAATCCTCTGTagaattttctttctttgatttttgcatTCTATGCATCATAATTTTGAGTTAAGTTTGTTTTGGTCTGAAaaacatttgttttcttttgaaatagtTTTGAATTTGGTTGTGAATGGAGATTTTTCCATATGTCATATTGTTTCAAGAGACATTTATTggacctttttttatttttttatttttggaaagaagAGCTACTTAGTAgctatttattagaaaataactTATTGGAccttttgttcttttaattgttatttttccttatttctatttttttggtgtCTTGAGATCTATCAAAATTGATTCATTACCCTCTCCGACCTTTCTTTAGGATTACTTCATGTTGGTATGTTATAAATCATGTCATGTTTGCCTTTTCTTATAATCTTGCTTTACAATGGAGATTAGTACTACATACACTTACTTTATGCTTAATGTCGGTTTTTTCTTTCTATGCTTGtgctttgctttttcttttgcaaGTGCTGGTTCTCTTCGGTCCTTAGAGCTCCCAAGAAGTGAAATAAGCGATCCCATAGTAGAACAAGTTGCAGGGAGATTATGCAACCTTACTTTCCTGGATTTGAGCTACTGTAAGCGGATAGGTTCCCGTGCTCTTGAGGCATTTGGAAAGCAGTGCAAGTCTCTCATAGGGCTTCGGCGTGCAATGCACCCATTGGAGGTGGCGGACAAAGTTTGCCAAGACGATGAAGCATATGCAATAGCTTGTACAATGCCGAAGCTTCGGCACCTTGAGATGGCATACCTGCTCCTCACCACCAGAGGAGTTCTCGAGATACTCACGAGATGCACTAACCTCGAGTTCTTGGACGTGCGGGGTTGTTGGGAGATTAATATCGATGAGAAACTTCTCAGAGAGAAGTTCACCGGGCTAAAGGTGCTGGGACCGAATATAGTTGACTGTTTCGAGAGGAATTTCTGGTCTGATTGCTCAGACTATTCTGACTCTTCTGATTACTCATGGGATTTTATGGATGATGGGGTCGGAGTTTATGAAGGAGaaagtgatgatgatggtgtGTGGGATGACGAGCATGGATTGCAAGGGCTGGAAGTAAGATTCTATGGTGGTGGCTTTAATGAAGCCTATTCTGCATTTGATTGGCCGCCATCGCCATAAGGATGGATTGTACTGTTTTTGCTACTGCTTGTTGGTGGTTTCTAAATCTCTTCGCTTATCATCTCCTACCAAGATTTGCCGTATTCCAACTAAAAAACAGGCTACCGCTTGCGACTAAGAACCGGCTAATGCTTGCCATACTAGTACTATCTCTAAAACCGATCATAGACTTCCTACTTGTAACTTCTCTGCTTTCTTTCATGAAAACTATGACTAGTGTTGCATGTTTATGTAAATTGCCTGTTTACATTGAAGCAAGTATCATGCATGCtgtgtttctttgttttcttgacCTCTTTGTAAGTGAAGGTTTATAGTGTATTAGTGTCAGACATCTTCACTTGGATTCTGCTTCAACATAATTGCTGTTCAGAGCTTATTAACGTTATTGAATGATTttgttgctttacttttgaaaacATTGTTGACAGGTTTGACagctttatctttttgtttgatcCCTCAAATGATTTTGGTTTGGAGTACAAAATCCTCAAGGgttgttttgttgattttgtgaAGAAGACAAAGGTTTTGGTGTGTGCTTTGTTTTTCTCGTTACTTCCAAAGCGTATATATAACCAAAGCATCATATTCAAAGTAAATAATATTCTTATTAGACAGCTTGTGAAGGCACTATTTTTGAGCTATCTGTGCAACTAGGATCATACATATGctgttttgaaaaattagaatcTTGATCTTTTTGTTATATACTTTTTTCTGCGGATATTCGCTGCTTGTGAGTTTATTACGTCATGTGACATGTGCCATACCAGgacatataattatttaattagccAATCTTGACGGTGAAAAAGAGCTTAAATTCATTGCATATACGCTCCATAACTATTAGTGATTGTGAACAAGGCAAGAAATACTCAAAAAAGCATCTTATTTCCTTCAGTTAAAAAACCATTCTtaaacaagtttttttaatgcTCTAATTTCAGAActtaaaatcaagaaattttaCATCTTCATTATGATCACCACCATGCACACCCTTTTTCTGCAATGAGGTGGCAAAGGAGTTCTATGTAAACTTACTGTTGAAGTTTGATCAATAACAACAGATGATTAATGGATCAGACATATAATAATGCTAGAGAAATAGTATTTGAATGGATATAATAGTTCTTGGGCTCCGATTTGAAAACTCAAGCCCCGTTATCAACCTCAGGAGGAATCATACCCTCCTCATCGGCAGGAATCAtgccttcctcttcttcttcaccattgTAATGCGAAGAATCTTGTCGGAGTGCAAGGCCATTGGAAACCATGCCTTGAGCATCATTATGGTGGTGAGGAGAACACTCACTCTTGTGCCTGTGCAGTGGAAGGGATCTATCCCACCGCGAACCTTGCATGTGATCAGGTTGATGTTCTCTCTTCGCCACATTATTCGCTGGTGAAGTCCGTTGTGGTGGAGGTGAATCGATGGTGCCTCGAGTAAGATGATCCATTGGAGGTGGTCCCCTTCTTGGTGGTGATTGCTTGTGCATTGGACTACGGCTTCTGCTCCTACTGTGGCTATGACCATGGTGATTCTTATATGGGCTGTGGCTGCGACTACGTTTCCGGCCATTGCCCCATCCATTATAACCCTTGTGTGGACTCCTGCTTCGGCTGTGGCCTCTACCTCCAGCCCTGTAATCAACCATAACAGCACTGCCCTTTGTGTCATGCCGGCCACGTGTAACTAGGTCACGCTCACGCCCATCATGATAAGCTCGATCATATCTGACAATATTTATCACACATCACTAGGGTCATTGGGATTATTTTAGAAACAAATATGTGCAATAGACCACAAGTGTAAAATTGGCGAATAAGTATCTAGGCTAAAATGCACCTCGCTGTTTCTTTGTAGATGTCTTCTACAAAGAAACAGCGAGGGTTTGAACTAAATTAGTAATGTAAAGCTGCTTCACACTAATCATCAGTAATCAAGAGATTAAACCCTTAATCCTAAGTGGATGGGCTGCTCAAAAGATGTTTGATTGATACATTCATTCAAACAGTTTGATTAATGTGTTTCAGaaagtaaagaaaattaaaaactcaGGTACCTTTCACGTGGTGGGGATGATCGTGCATGACCACCATGATTGCCATCTAATCTAGTGAATGAGGGCGGAGGATCCCGTCCGCCTCTTCCACCGTAGGTACCAAGATGTGAACGCACCCCATCATGAGCACTAGAAGTGGGACCCCAGCGCCGTAACTTACCTCCGAACCCCCCACGGGCTACCATGTCTCTTAACTCAGAAGGAACACGTTGGTTGGCCCCCTCCAGAACTTTCACAAGATCTGATGCATGCTTTGCATCCTGCTCACAAAAAAATGTATGAGACACTCCAGTAGCACCAGCTCTACCTGTCCTTCCAATCCTGTGAACATAGTCTTCAACACCAGTGGGGAAGTCATAGTTGATAACCACCCTGTAGCAGCAGGAATTTGAGTTATCAGGTAAGCTCAATGCAACAAATCTGAGACAGGAAACACCAAGAGAAGACATTAGATTTTATAACCTAATATCTTTTATGTCCAAACCACGAGCAGCAACGTCAGTAGCAACAAGAATGGGGGACTTCCCAGTTCGAAAAGAGTTCAAAACCCAATCTCTCTCACTCTGAGATTTATCACCATGAATTGCAGCAGCACCAAACTGCCGAGTGAGCGTTCTAGCTAGTTGATCACACATCCTTTTGGTTGAGCAGAATATTATCACCTTAGAGCCAGGTTCTTGTGATCGAAGAATCTGCTCAAGCCGCCTCTGTTTTTCCATGGGTGTAATAACTTCTATGTACTGAaatggcaaaacaaaaaaacaaaaaccatcaTAAACAAATCCTTCTATGATGTTCTCAAGGCCAGATGTGTGGAAATATTTAAGAGCTAGCGCCAGCAATCAAATTTGAATCAGAAGTAAAAGGTTGTATCCATCCACACCTGTGTAATAGCTTTGTTTGCAACAAGTGCATCAATGTTGCCAATATTAACCTGAACAGGATTAACAAGTAAATCTGCAGCTATTTTCCGGACCTCCTTAGGCCATGTTGCAGTGAACATAAGAGTTTGACGCCGAGCTGGTATCTCTTTTACAATTTTTCGTATTTGCGGTTCAAATCCCATGTCAAGCATACGGTCAGCCTCATCAAGTACAAGATAAGAAACTTGCCTAAGACTCACTCTTTTCATCTCTAAAATATCATTCAACCTTCCTGGAGTTGCGACCACAACATCAACACCTCTATCAATATCTCTCAATTGAGGACCCTTTGGAGCACCTCCATATAAGCACTTGAACCACACAAAAACCATATACAAGTTAACAGCAAATAATACAAAAGGTGAACatataaaacataatttcaCCGGTCATCCATAAAAAGCATGACAccacaataacataaaaattaacagCAGGTGCAATTGGTTTTAACTTGAAAGTGCAGAAGTGTACAATGGTGTAAATTAAGATAAAGAATATTAAATCCGATCCAAGAgaatttaaaatcattaaattatccTCTGGACAGATACATGTTGACCAATCAACTTTTTGTCgttttcaaaatcaaataataataataaaagatctGAACTATCAAAAATGCCAAATCATGCAAAGTAacaatgcaaaaaagaaaattcattttaGTACATGAACTAGAGCCTAAACAATACATGCCATTTGTTTATAGATGGAAAGAAGTATATTCACttattttaacatttaattacAATGTGTGTTTATCTCAGACGATATAAACCACCAGCTAGTTGATGGCCAATCTATCAATAAAAGCAATGCAATCTAAACATGAATCAAGTATCTAATGTTAATATAGCTTGTAATCAATGGATATATCCAACAAGAATAACCATGAGAAATAGTGAGCATACCGCAGATGAAATCCTGGATGATCTACCAAACTTCATTGCTTCCTCTTGTATCTGTGTAGCTAGTTCCCTTGTAGGTGATAGTACCAACACTGTTGGGCCCATTCTGGGATTGTTCCTGAGCTGTTTGATATGCATGAATCCTGGAAGGAGATAACCCAAAGTTTTCCCAGACCCTGTTTTTGCAATAGCAACAATATCACGACCACTTAGAGCAACAGGCCATGACTGAGCTTGGATTGGTGTGGGAGCAGAAAAGCCTGCATGATGTACCTGGAAAAGATTTGCAATTCTCATGAGCAACATACTACTCTAAATTTCCATTCTGCTACCACTCTTCCTCCTTTCTTCTTTGGTTTAGTAAAAAGGAGTTTAGCTAATGTCAGAAGAAGTAATCCCTCAGCCAGTTGCTTGCAGATGCAAGCTGAAGCACGGAAATGCCTTATCGCTTGGACCAAGTGGCTGACTGAAACCAAATCACCGACAGCTGGACCAGCCATTAGAAGGTGACTAGGAAAGCCTTCACAACAAGGGTCCACGTGTGCTCCAACTATGCAAGCACCCCTAACAAGGGCGGCAAATCACAGCGGATGACATTAGCTCCTCCACATAGAGGGTGGCCTGAAACAGCATGCAAACTTGAGCAAGAAAAAGGGCCTTCATTTGTTTGGACCAAGCAGCAGGCTGAACCAAAGCACCCTCAGCAGGCCCAGCCATGGACTGCTCACTCTCAGAAAGCCCTTTTCATAATTGGTCCATCGTGGAGGGCTCCATCTATATGGAGGCATCCCCAATGAGTGCAGCACAATGTGGTGCAGCGTACGACATTAGCAGGGGATGAGCGCAGCACAAAGTGGTGCAGCGTACGACATTAGCTCCTCCCGGGAGCAAATATCGCACCTGCGATAGTACAGGATGGAAAGAAAGACAAATGCAAATGAGGCTGAAATCAAATTGAACCTTGTCCAATGGAAATACACTATAATTTATTGATCTTTGACACCACCAGTAATCACTAAAAATTAGCTTTAATATAGCCAAATGCATATAAGTTAAAGGTCAACAGAAGAATGGCCAATAAATACCTCTCTTAGAATTTCTGAAGGGAAGTCTGTAGTGTCAAATGTCATGTATGGAACCGGAATGTCTTCTCCCTGGAATAATGTTTCAGGAAAGACAACACCAAATGTTACACTTTAAAGTCAAAGATAGAATGGTCAATTTTACACTAAAACACAAGCTGTAattgaaacaaacaaacaaaggaaagTCATGGATATATCTGATCTTCCAATAATCTatcaatcataaattaaattatcaatttgtTTCAGAACATGGTAGAACTATAATAGTATGCTTTCAATCAAATTCAACCTATATTTAATGCTTTCAATTAGTGTTAATAGGGATTTTTAAAAAGACACACTTACTAAtaaggaagaaaataaatttagggGAGGAAAACTAGGTGATTTTAAAAAGACACACCTactaataaagaaataaataaataaatttagcgAAAAACTAGACGATTTTAAAAGGCACACCTACTAATAAAGAATGAAGTAAATTTAGGGGAAAAAACTAGGTGATTTAAGTGTacaattgcaatttttttaaaaaatgagtaaattaAGGGATCAACTAATTTATTAGAGAAAATTGAAGAGGCAACAAAAGTTGTACTCTAAATTTAGTGATGGAGTTGAAGCTAGTttagatgatgaggatgatgatattgTAGAATTAGATGACTTATGAAGATAGAATTTGCACTTCTAAAAACTTGAGTAGTTCTAGATTTCTAGGAAGTGTATTGCTTGACTTTATGTTATGctctatttgaatttattttttgctttgctTGACTTAACTTATTCCaaagattataaatatatatatatatatataagttatttatTAACTAGCACTTTATTTCACTCGGCGTGCGCCTTTTATGGCGCCTCTCACCTTAGGTAATAAAAAGTCTTAGCGCTTTAAAGGCAACTAGCGCTTTTAGTTACACTGTATACCAGGAGAAGTATGAAGATGAAATCACATGAAAAAAGGAATTATTCTATCAGATCAATTGATTATAGTTGATAAGCCTAATGCTGTATACCATATGAGTTTTGAGACATAGCCACTTCCATCTAACTTAGTTTAAGCGGACAGCCACAATCAACCAATGGTTTCTAGccctttttattttgaaataacaaGAAACAGCTATGAACATttcaccccaaaaaaaaaaaaacttgaacaaGTTAATCCAACAGAAATGGCAGAAACGAAGGATAAAAGTAGAACCAATAATATAGGATAAAGGACAAAAACTCCAGTACTCAAAAGTTGGCATGCACATACAGTGACGGTAATTTCATGCTGACGACGGTAGATATCTGCCGCGATACCACCATTTGAATCACTTGAGATACGTCCTCGGCCAGTTACCCTTGAGCTTGGCGCGCCATGCCCACGTCCGTGGGCAATTGATGAGTCAAGCCCAACATTGGTAGGACCACTCATTATATGGGAGCCACCACCCTTGTTACCCAGGTACTGAAATGGCATCATAGATTGTAATCAGGCAACAAAGTAAAATCATAAGTGCAACACTTAACAAGTGTTTGAATTCAGAAAAGAAGATCGCAATCACAACAGTTATGAATAATAACAGACAAACTCATACAAAATTATAATCATCATTGCCAAGAGGAAACAGTCAGCATGCATGCTGCATGCTCAGAAGGCTATGAATAAAGATGATCTTGATGAAGCATAAACCAGATTATATCTTAAAGCTTCATCAGGTCAGCATTATTAGATCTCAATCCCATCAAACAACACAAAAGATTGTTTTAGAGGTTAAGATTGCTTAAAAACATGTCACAAAACTACTACGAAATTAGACAGCTGAAACCAATCCATTACCTTCAGATCTTTATACACAGttattattaagaaaaactCATAAAGTAACAGCCAATTAGCATCGTATGTACCATAGCAATAATTCAGTTATAATAAGCCCCATCTAAAGATCACAATAAAGAACAATTTACCAACACGCAGTCAAGTGACTAAATATATTACCATCACAGTATCTAAAATTTGGacatcattaatataataactacaataacaacaaaatcatATAATGCATGCTATTAAAAAAGTGATTTTCAACATAAACCCAAGGGATAGTTCCCAAATGAGCTGCTAACAAGGTGTCTCCATTCATAAGAGtaccaaataaatcaaatatccaAATGGGCATGccacaagaaaaagagaagcaaTTTTCAATATAAATCCACAGCAAAGTACGCAGATGATGATCTGCAGTCCACTACCCAAAACTCCTCAATAAAAAACCCAATATCATACTTCAAAAGATATCATCTAGAGGAAATAAAATCCATGTACCTGATGACCCCGAGGGCCGGAGTGCCGGCCATCATCCTCATGTCCTCCACGGCGTGCGGAACCACCCCCTCCCGCCGGCGGCGGGGGGTCAAAGACCTGAACTGACGAGCTAACCGACTTCGGCGGGATAGCAGGGAGCGATGACGGCGGCGGAGGAAGCTGCTCCGGCACCGGGCGCTCATACTGGGTGACGTTGGTGACTGGATTCCAGTAATAAATATACCCAGTGCTTCCATCGACGAGTCCCTTCCATGGCTTCG contains:
- the LOC120250010 gene encoding F-box protein FBW2, producing the protein MGENGEFRGWEELIPDALGLIFRNLPLQEILTVIPRVCKSWGRAVAGPYCWQEINIEEWSQRCKSDQLDRMLQMLISRSCGSFRKLSVSGLSNESIFSLIANHAGSLRSLELPRSEISDPIVEQVAGRLCNLTFLDLSYCKRIGSRALEAFGKQCKSLIGLRRAMHPLEVADKVCQDDEAYAIACTMPKLRHLEMAYLLLTTRGVLEILTRCTNLEFLDVRGCWEINIDEKLLREKFTGLKVLGPNIVDCFERNFWSDCSDYSDSSDYSWDFMDDGVGVYEGESDDDGVWDDEHGLQGLEVRFYGGGFNEAYSAFDWPPSP
- the LOC120249927 gene encoding DEAD-box ATP-dependent RNA helicase 14-like — protein: MTAAASNPASSEPRYAPDDPSLPKPWKGLVDGSTGYIYYWNPVTNVTQYERPVPEQLPPPPSSLPAIPPKSVSSSVQVFDPPPPAGGGGSARRGGHEDDGRHSGPRGHQYLGNKGGGSHIMSGPTNVGLDSSIAHGRGHGAPSSRVTGRGRISSDSNGGIAADIYRRQHEITVTGEDIPVPYMTFDTTDFPSEILREVHHAGFSAPTPIQAQSWPVALSGRDIVAIAKTGSGKTLGYLLPGFMHIKQLRNNPRMGPTVLVLSPTRELATQIQEEAMKFGRSSRISSACLYGGAPKGPQLRDIDRGVDVVVATPGRLNDILEMKRVSLRQVSYLVLDEADRMLDMGFEPQIRKIVKEIPARRQTLMFTATWPKEVRKIAADLLVNPVQVNIGNIDALVANKAITQYIEVITPMEKQRRLEQILRSQEPGSKVIIFCSTKRMCDQLARTLTRQFGAAAIHGDKSQSERDWVLNSFRTGKSPILVATDVAARGLDIKDIRVVINYDFPTGVEDYVHRIGRTGRAGATGVSHTFFCEQDAKHASDLVKVLEGANQRVPSELRDMVARGGFGGKLRRWGPTSSAHDGVRSHLGTYGGRGGRDPPPSFTRLDGNHGGHARSSPPRERYDRAYHDGRERDLVTRGRHDTKGSAVMVDYRAGGRGHSRSRSPHKGYNGWGNGRKRSRSHSPYKNHHGHSHSRSRSRSPMHKQSPPRRGPPPMDHLTRGTIDSPPPQRTSPANNVAKREHQPDHMQGSRWDRSLPLHRHKSECSPHHHNDAQGMVSNGLALRQDSSHYNGEEEEEGMIPADEEGMIPPEVDNGA